CAATAATTTTTTTAAATCCTGCGTTTTAGGTGCATCGGTTACGATGGCATCATTGAGCAATACAATATCAATATTCTTTTTAACAGGAGGCACATTGGTATCAAAGATTAAGATTCGCTGCTGGTTATTTTTATTAGACCAACGAATAGCTTTGATAGTATCAATATCCTCAACACCAAGCTGTTCTCCGGGTGTGGATCGGAGCTTTTTGTCTAAGTAGGAAAATTGGGTATCAGCTATTTGCAATTGAGAGATGATAAAGCGTGTTAATTTTTCTTTGGCGATAGAGCCAACAATATTACGCATTTTGCCGCCTAAAGCATCACCAGAAGTCAGAAGATAGCGATAAACGACTTCATCAATATAAGCTTTGCCACTAGGCAATAAGATTTTTTCAATAAAATCATTGAGAAGTCCCTGTTTATCGGATTCAGTCAAGTGCACTTTTGCCTTGACGGAAATGCCAGAGGCTTCTAATAAACTCTCCCTAATATTGGTGAGTGTTAATAAATCATTAGGCGACTGCGTATGGACTTCCAATACCGCTTTGAGGGCTTTAGCTCGGTCAATAAAAGGAATCGACTCCTTATTTCGACGTAACGCATATTCCAAAAAACCACTGCGGCGGGCGGCGGGCGTTGTCACTAAATCAGTGGCTGCGGTGATGTGAATATTATTCACCTAAGTTATCCTCGAAAATTTGTGTCTTGATCGCAAGACCAATCGCCTTGGCAAGCACGGGGGGAACTGCGTTACCAACCTGACCGAATTGCGTCATCGTGACAATGCGTTTGCTGCTGTATGAATCTAAACGTGTACCGATGAATTCCCAATGGAGAGGAAACGTTTGTAAGCAAGCCAACTCACGTACCGTCAGCATTCGATCTTCATACGGATGGATGAAATCGCGATAACCGCTACGGGTTACAGTTGGTGAAGGTTTCGTGGGATCAAGCCGCCGATAGGTGGAGCCAAACGTTTGTTTGATCTGACTGAGCTTGCCACCAATAGGGACAATTTTAATTTTTTCCAACGTCGTTGGCGCGTGTGCCGTTTTTTGGTGATTTTTAATAACCATGTCGGGCAATCCTTCCTTTTATCGTTCCCGCTACTTTCATCGCGGTATCGGAGGGTTCGTCGGCGTTTGGTAATGAACCAATGCCATCCCAGACCGATTGCCATGTTTGATGGTGCTTAGCAAATAGGTCTGCTTGGTGATTGGCAGGGGCTGTGTGCGTTGGTTTAGGAAACGTAAAGCTTTTTCCTATGCGATTACCGATAATAAAAATACGTTCCCTGAATTGGGGTGCACCAAAATCAACAGCATCCAATACTTGATAGGATACTTGGTATTGATAGATTTGATTTTGATACGTAATAGGTTGGGAGGCTTCATCTAAAATAGCTTTTAGTGCTTTCCCGCCTTCCCAATTCATCATGCCCTTAACATTTTCCATCACAAAGGCAACGGGTAATGCTTCGCGTACCACGCGCAGAAATTCTAAAACCAAACGACCTCTAGGGTCATCTAAGCCCATGCGTTTACCCGCTAAGCTAAAACTTTGGCAAGGGGGGCCACCAACTACTAAAGCAGGCTCCAAGGGTTGTAAACCTGCTTTAGCCAAAATCGCATGGGTGGGTAGTGTTGTAATATCGCCTTCGATAATTGGAGTATCCGACATATTTTTGCGTAACGTAGCGCAACAGGAACTGTCTTGTTCGACGGCTACAGCAGTGATGAACCCGGCTTGGTGAAAACCTATGTCCATGCCACCTGCTCCCGAAAAAAGGCTAATGATTTTGTTTGGCATTTATAATATCCGTCGTTCGATCAATAGTTGCACGCCTGCAATGATTTCCTGCATCCGTTCTGCTGACACGTTACCGATTTTTTCGGTCAGTTCGTCCTTGTTGACGGTGTAGATTTGGGAGACATTCACCACACTGGCTTTGGGGAGGTTTGCCTCACCTTTTTTTAGCAATACGTTGCCGGGGGATTGCGCCCGTTTGAGGTTAGAGGTGAGGCTGCAAACCACTACTGTGCTAATCAGGCTGGCATTGAATACGTCATTTTGCAGCACTAGATGCGGGTGGCGGTAGCCCGGTTCTGAACCTGCGGGTTCGCCTAAATCCACCCAATAAATCTCACCTTGCTTGATTACCATGCCTCTGTCTCAAGACGGCGGGCTTGTTTTTGTTTCATGGCGGTTTGTATGTGTGTTTCTTCGGCATCCGACGCGGCATCGTCGTAAGCGGCGTTGATTTGCGCCAGTAATTGGCGATTTTTGTTTTTAGCGATGAAGTCTTCTACCGCCAGCATGAACAGTTTGCTGCGGGAAATGTGCAATTCTTGCGCCAGTTGGTTGATGGCATCAAACAAGTCTTGTTGGATGGAAATGGCTGTTTTGATACTGGTCGACACGGTAACACCTGCTTAAATGGGGCAAATTCCACTGATAGTATTGACGTTGGTTATACTGGTGTCAATACTATGGGCAATACTGTTACCAAGGAAACCACCATGCAAATCTGGGTCGATGCCGATGCCTGCCCCAATGTAATCAAGGAAATCCTATTTCGCGCGGCGGAACGCTTGCAAATTCGCACCACGCTGGTGGCAAATCAACCCCTGCGGATTCCGCCGTCACTCTACATCAAAACCATTCAAGTGCAGGCGGGCTTTGATGTGGCGGATAACCGCATCGTGCAAGATTTGGAAGCAGGCGATTTGGTGATTACCGCCGATATTCCCTTGGCGGCAGAGGTGATCGAAAAACAGGGACACGCGCTGAATCCACGCGGGCAATTTTACACCCCGGAAAATATTCGCGAACGTTTGCGGGTACGCAATGCGATGGAAGAAATGCGCAACAGCGGGGTGATGACCGGCGGGCCTGCGACCTTGAGTTTGAGTGATCGGCAGGCGTTTGCGAATCAGTTAGACCGTTTCCTCACCAAACACGGCTTAACGCCGCGTAAGATTTGAACGGATTTTAGGCGTGGCGCAGTCGCGTCAGCGGCAATGAGAGTAATAATGCGGCGAATACAAACGCGGTGGAAAACCACAAACAGCCTTCCAACCCGTATTGCTGATAACCCCAGCCGGATAATACCGTGCCTGCCAAGCGCCCTCCGGCATTTGCCATGTAGTAAAATCCGACTTTCAGAGCCACTTTGTCGTGATCGGCATACGCCAGAATCAGGTACGAATGCAGCGCTGAATTGATGGCAAATACCACGCCGAAAATCAGCAAGCCGGTGACTAACACCGTTCCGGCATCCCAACCTTGCGCGAGTGCGATGGCAATGCCTGCCGGAATCACCAGCAATACCAATGCCCAAAATTGCGCCGCACCCGCACCCAGCGAATGCGCTTTCAACCGCAATAAAGCGGGCGCACTGGCTTGCACCACGCCGTAACCGATGACCCACGCCGCCATGAAAGTACCGACTTGGGTAAAACTCCAGCCCAACACGCCCGACATAAACACCGGCACGGCAACCACAAACCACACATCCCGCGCCCCGAACAGGAAAAACCGCGCTGCTGACAACCAATTAATCGCCGCATTATTGGAAAATACCTGCGAAAATTTCGGTTTAGATTTGGATTTACCAATCTCATCGGGCAACAGCAACAGCGTCATCAAGGTCACGGCAAACAAACTACCCGCGAGGATCAGCATTGCATCTTGGAAGCCAACGCCTTGCAACAACACTGCACCGAGGAAAAAGCCCGCGCCTTTCAACGCATTTTTCGAGCCGGTCAGAATTGCCACCCATTTGAATAAGCGCGTATTCGCATCCTTCGGCACGAGGGTTTTGACACTGGCTTTCGCCGACATTTTGTTTAAGTCTTTGGCAATGCCTGAAAGGGCTTGCGCTGCCATCACATACGGCACCGAGAGCAAATGCGTGGGAACGAGCATCCCCAACGCCACGATTTGCAACACCATCCCCATGTGCATGGTGACATTCAGTCCCAATCGTGCCGCCAGCCAACCGCCGACCAAATTGGTCACAATGCCGAAAAATTCGTAGAACAAAAACAGCATCGCCACCTGAAACGGCGAATAACCGAGCTGGTGAAAATACAGCACCACCAGCATACGGATTGCGCCATCGGTGAGGGTGAATGCCCAGTAGCCGAAGGTGACGGTGAGGTAATTGCGCAGGTCGGTTGTCATGGCAGGCTTGCGACTACTTTTGCCGCCAGTTCCATCATGCGATTCATGTAGCCCCATTCATTGTCATACCAAGCATAGATTTTCACCTGTGTGCCGTCGATGACCATGGTGGAGGGTGCGTCAATAATCGACGAACGTGGGTCGTGTTTGTAATCCACCGACACCAGCGGGCGTTCTTCGTAACCCAAAATGCCTTGCAGGTAAGTTTCTGAGGCTTCTTTGAAATAACCGTTCAGCTCTTCGGCGGTGACTTCGCGTGCGGCTTCAAACACGAAGTCGGTGAGGGAGGCATTCAGTAACGGGATGCGCACCGCGTGACCGTTCAATTTACCCGCGAGTTCGGGGAAGATTTTGGTGATGGCTTTGGCAGAACCTGTGGTGG
The sequence above is drawn from the Thiothrix subterranea genome and encodes:
- a CDS encoding AvaI/BsoBI family type II restriction endonuclease, whose product is MNNIHITAATDLVTTPAARRSGFLEYALRRNKESIPFIDRAKALKAVLEVHTQSPNDLLTLTNIRESLLEASGISVKAKVHLTESDKQGLLNDFIEKILLPSGKAYIDEVVYRYLLTSGDALGGKMRNIVGSIAKEKLTRFIISQLQIADTQFSYLDKKLRSTPGEQLGVEDIDTIKAIRWSNKNNQQRILIFDTNVPPVKKNIDIVLLNDAIVTDAPKTQDLKKLLDNTAHYLAIGELKGGIDPAGADEHWKTANSALGRARTAFAGKLPLLFVGAAIEQAMAGEIFSQYQTGELANCANLTSDDQLAALCEWLVRL
- a CDS encoding DNA cytosine methyltransferase; its protein translation is MVIKNHQKTAHAPTTLEKIKIVPIGGKLSQIKQTFGSTYRRLDPTKPSPTVTRSGYRDFIHPYEDRMLTVRELACLQTFPLHWEFIGTRLDSYSSKRIVTMTQFGQVGNAVPPVLAKAIGLAIKTQIFEDNLGE
- a CDS encoding DNA cytosine methyltransferase — encoded protein: MPNKIISLFSGAGGMDIGFHQAGFITAVAVEQDSSCCATLRKNMSDTPIIEGDITTLPTHAILAKAGLQPLEPALVVGGPPCQSFSLAGKRMGLDDPRGRLVLEFLRVVREALPVAFVMENVKGMMNWEGGKALKAILDEASQPITYQNQIYQYQVSYQVLDAVDFGAPQFRERIFIIGNRIGKSFTFPKPTHTAPANHQADLFAKHHQTWQSVWDGIGSLPNADEPSDTAMKVAGTIKGRIARHGY
- a CDS encoding type II toxin-antitoxin system PemK/MazF family toxin, which codes for MVIKQGEIYWVDLGEPAGSEPGYRHPHLVLQNDVFNASLISTVVVCSLTSNLKRAQSPGNVLLKKGEANLPKASVVNVSQIYTVNKDELTEKIGNVSAERMQEIIAGVQLLIERRIL
- a CDS encoding YaiI/YqxD family protein, which gives rise to MQIWVDADACPNVIKEILFRAAERLQIRTTLVANQPLRIPPSLYIKTIQVQAGFDVADNRIVQDLEAGDLVITADIPLAAEVIEKQGHALNPRGQFYTPENIRERLRVRNAMEEMRNSGVMTGGPATLSLSDRQAFANQLDRFLTKHGLTPRKI
- the arsJ gene encoding organoarsenical effux MFS transporter ArsJ; the encoded protein is MTTDLRNYLTVTFGYWAFTLTDGAIRMLVVLYFHQLGYSPFQVAMLFLFYEFFGIVTNLVGGWLAARLGLNVTMHMGMVLQIVALGMLVPTHLLSVPYVMAAQALSGIAKDLNKMSAKASVKTLVPKDANTRLFKWVAILTGSKNALKGAGFFLGAVLLQGVGFQDAMLILAGSLFAVTLMTLLLLPDEIGKSKSKPKFSQVFSNNAAINWLSAARFFLFGARDVWFVVAVPVFMSGVLGWSFTQVGTFMAAWVIGYGVVQASAPALLRLKAHSLGAGAAQFWALVLLVIPAGIAIALAQGWDAGTVLVTGLLIFGVVFAINSALHSYLILAYADHDKVALKVGFYYMANAGGRLAGTVLSGWGYQQYGLEGCLWFSTAFVFAALLLSLPLTRLRHA